The following are encoded together in the Drosophila sechellia strain sech25 chromosome 3R, ASM438219v1, whole genome shotgun sequence genome:
- the LOC116801674 gene encoding LOW QUALITY PROTEIN: uncharacterized protein LOC116801674 (The sequence of the model RefSeq protein was modified relative to this genomic sequence to represent the inferred CDS: inserted 3 bases in 2 codons; substituted 3 bases at 3 genomic stop codons) has translation MERIYGSNYAPWLTEVLSDSKVICAGALINNPICFKKEAQIXKNHDSHENFRVTKAYFPMIXFPLINTNNLCIFRLQTKVEFKTHIRPMCITKSPKSXIGSPWTETIXNDPFKGFLRXGILSYRDNETYSDVYINVMSHNN, from the exons ATGGAGCGGATCTATGGATCAAACTATGCTCCCTGGCTGACTGAAGTTCTATCGGATTCTAAAGTAATCTGCGCTGGAGCACTCATAAATAATC CGATTTGCTTTAAAAAGGAAGcacaaatttgaaaaaatcaTGATAGCCACGAAAATTTCCGAGTAACAAAGGCCTACTTTCCGATGA TTTTCCCGCTCATCAATACGAATAATTTGTGTATCTTTCGGTTGCAAACGAAAGTGGAATTTAAGACACACATACGACCGATGTGTATCACAAAAAGTCCTAAAAG CATTGGGAGTCCTTGGACTGAGACAATCTGAAATGATCCTTTCAAGGGCTTTTTACGATAAGGAATCCTTAGTTATCGTGATAACGAAACATATTCTGACGTTTATATCAATGTTATGTCCCATAATAACTGA
- the LOC116801673 gene encoding serine protease 41: MSAALRFAVFALLLFYQGSALLLEQNCGKCSVFSPTPWLVKIRTELSSNVTCTGTLINERFVLTAASCIDYQAELIVRLGEIGGTLKNSSKLQYEEIYVARAIVHRSYSSETYQHNIALLRLKTSVVYKRNIQPICIDVNVGKVPKAPTFEMEMKKNEVPKKDKVDILNRFLLWLGVRDPEPDVILPPQPIEIGWPLIKQIYKSTVFHQYGILSHHNSKSKKDVYTDVMAYADWIMPLALDVHITMAPNTDFDFKI, translated from the exons ATGAGTGCGGCACTCCGGTTTGCGGTATTTGCTCTGCTGCTGTTTTACCAGGGATCAGCATTACTTTTAGAGCAGAATTGTGGTAAATGTTCTGTATTTAGTCCCACTCCATGGCTGGTCAAAATTCGAACAGAACTGAGTTCGAATGTCACGTGCACTGGCACGCTTATCAACGAAC GGTTTGTCTTGACCGCTGCGAGCTGCATAGATTACCAAGCTGAACT CATCGTTCGCTTGGGAGAGATTGGCGGAACCCTTAAAAACAGCAGTAAACTTCAGTATGAAGAAATCTATGTTGCGAGGGCGATTGTACATAGGTCTTATTCCTCAGAGACCTATCAACATAATATAGCCTTGCTCAGATTGAAAACAAGTGTTGTATATAAAAGAAATATACAGCCGATATGCATTGATGTAAACGTTGGAAAAGTACCAAAAGCTCCTACCTTTGAgatggaaatgaaaaaaaatgaagtgcCTAAAAAGGACAAAGTTGACATCCTTAATCGTTTTCTCTTATGGCTTGGAGTGCGAGATCCAGAACCCGATGTCATTTTACCCCCCCAACCCATTGAAATTGGGTGGCCACTcatcaaacaaatttacaaGTCTACAGTATTTCATCAATACGGCATTCTGAGCCATCATAATTCCAAGTCAAAGAAGGACGTCTATACCGATGTAATGGCCTACGCCGATTGGATAATGCCGCTCGCACTTGATGTGCATATAACCATGGCCCCAAATAccgattttgattttaaaatttaa
- the LOC6618750 gene encoding coagulation factor IX yields MTAGSWCFLLTLVLAHQGSAHFLDSECVNHKPSKDVFKDSPWMAFISSPTKNCSGSLINKQFVITSASCVFDQRESTVFLGMFDNLPENRKRYVKHTVLSVYTHKLYNKQTFEHDVALLLIDGPVTYKKSIRPVCIRLGEINNLNNLKANRWGISEKMIFRRINKAQILKIKKCRDSFGITVKKSQICAGFQSGRICTEPGSSLVKQINISGKLWKTLIGIQSYGVSERCIYNKIAHYIDWILGIVLNVDVIHPNSRSDPRLDQ; encoded by the exons ATGACCGCGGGATCATGGTGTTTTTTGCTCACTTTGGTGCTAGCACATCAAGGATCGGCCCATTTCTTAGACTCAGAGTGCGTGAACCACAAGCCGAGTAAGGATGTTTTTAAGGACTCACCTTGGATGGCATTTATTTCATCTCCCACAAAAAACTGTAGCGGATCGCTTATCAATAAAC AATTTGTCATAACATCTGCTAGTTGCGTTTTCGATCAAAGAGAAAG CACCGTTTTTTTGGGAATGTTTGACAATTTACCAGAAAATCGAAAGAGATACGTCAAACACACCGTCCTAAGCGTCTACACTCACAAACTGTACAACAAACAGACTTTCGAGCACGATGTAGCTCTACTTTTGATAGATGGTCCTGTGACTTATAAAAAGAGCATACGCCCAGTATGCATTAGGTTGGGTGAGATAAAcaacttgaacaatttgaAAGCCAACCGATGGGGAATATCCGAAAAAATGATTTTCCGAAGAATCAACAAGGCTCAAATtctgaaaattaaaaagtgtCGTGATTCATTCGGAATAACTGTAAAAAAATCGCAGATATGCGCTGGCTTTCAAAGCGGTAGAATCTGTACGGAGCCAGGAAGTTCGTTGGTTAAGCAGATAAATATCTCGGGTAAACTTTGGAAGACATTAATCGGAATTCAGAGCTATGGCGTTTCGGAAAGgtgtatatataataaaatcgCACACTATATTGACTGGATTTTGGGAATCGTGCTGAATGTTGATGTTATACATCCCAATTCTCGAAGCGATCCTAGACTAGATCAGTAA
- the LOC116801492 gene encoding LOW QUALITY PROTEIN: serine protease grass (The sequence of the model RefSeq protein was modified relative to this genomic sequence to represent the inferred CDS: deleted 1 base in 1 codon), with amino-acid sequence MNFAVYFAVLSWMLANQGSAQLLDENCAEVSRLSTDLRLSRPWMALVLMPNKTCSGALIHKYFVITSASCVFNQERTIVRLGQWSIKQKHSISYRIDEYQVQSSYIHRFYEKSNFGHDIGLLELQKEVLYKAHIRPICLWLDKSDIDTQKIERFQTFRWGIDEKFILPAAKTRKMKHIRKVNCENAKFKFYPQSSHICAGFENKRNCVETGSPLFNKIRYHKNTRYNLFGIQSYGESGTCLYTDVTKYIDWIMGIILKVDVIVSNGKNTYA; translated from the exons ATGAATTTCGCAGTTTATTTTGCTGTTTTATCATGGATGCTGGCTAATCAGGGATCGGCGCAGCTTCTTGACGAGAACTGTGCCGAAGTTTCACGTCTTTCTACAGATTTGAGATTGAGTAGACCGTGGATGGCACTGGTCTTAATGCCTAATAAAACCTGTAGTGGCGCCCTAATTCACAAGT ATTTTGTGATAACATCAGCAAGCTGTGTATTCAATCAAGAGAGAAC CATCGTCCGCTTGGGGCAGTGGAGCATTAAACAAAAGCATAGTATTAGTTATAGAATTGATGAATACCAGGTGCAAAGTTCCTACATTCATAGGTTCTATGAAAAAAGCAATTTCGGGCATGACATTGGTTTGCTTGAACTTCAGAAGGAAGTGCTCTATAAGGCCCACATACGTCCAATTTGCCTTTGGTTAGACAAATCTGATATCGACACACAAAAGATTGAAAGGTTTCAAACATTCCGCTGGGGTATAGACGAGAAGTTTATTTTGCCGGCGGCCAAGACAAGAAAAATGAAACACATCAGAAAAGTCAACtgcgaaaatgcg aaatttaaattttatccgCAGAGTTCGCATATCTGTGCCGGCTTTGAGAACAAAAGAAACTGCGTGGAAACAGGAAGTCCGTTGTTTAATAAGATACGCTATCACAAAAACACTCGTTACAATCTTTTCGGAATTCAGAGTTATGGCGAGTCGGGAACGTGTTTATACACCGATGTCACAAAATACATAGACTGGATAATGGGAATCATTCTAAAAGTTGATGTGATAGTTTCGAATGGGAAAAATACCTACGCTTAA